GCTGCACGTGGGCGGCTTGCAGCCGCGGGTACCCCCACACCATCAGAACGACCAACAGGAACAGCACCGTCGAGACGACGTCGGCACTCCCCCGGCCCACGGTGGAGAACAGCCAGTGCCCCACCCACAGCGCGAGGAACCCCCAGCGCAGCAGCCCGGTCCTCTTGATCCGCCCGCGGACCCGCAGGCCGGCCAGTGTGTCGGCGGGCTCGGGCCGGTAGGCGAGTCGGACCGCCGTCCGCTCGTCCACGACATCCACGGGAGTCTCCGCGCTGTTGTCGGTGCCTTCGGCACCGCGGTCCTCTGCCATGACTACGACCCGTCCTTACCGGTGTCCTGGGTGTGCTCCGCGCTTCTGCCCCGCGAGGGAGAAGCCGCCGGAGGAGAGACCGCCGGGGGATTCCTCGGCTGTCCCGGCTGTCCCGGCGCGGCTGTCCCGGCCGGCTTCCCGGGCGCCGAGGGAGCGTCCGCGTCCGCACCGGACAACGCGGCGCAGTAGCCGTCCACGGCACCCTCGCCGCCCGCGGCGTCCACCAGTCGCCGGAACGCCGCGCCCTCGTGCTTCTCGGCGCCCTGACTCCACGCGTGGCACAGCGCCGCGTGACTCCGGGACCCCGGATCGTGCGCCGAGGGCGGGGGCGCCGGTGACGAGGGGCTCGGGACCGTAGCGCCGGGTGTACCGCCAGGGGTACGCGGGGCGTCCACGCCCGGCGTGGACGTGGAGTTCTTCGCGGGGCCTTCGGCGGGGCGGAACGGATCCGGGAGCCCGCCGGGAACGGCCGCCACCGCCAGTCCGCCGAGCGTGGCGGTGGCGAGGGCCGCGCCGAGCGCCGCCTTCCATGAGACAAGGGCGGGGAACCGGCGCCGGGCCGGGCGCCAGTCGTCGCGCCTCCTGCGACTCCGGCCACGCCGGGGCACGGCGCCTTCGGCGGCGCTGCAGGCCTCCCGGAACGCCGTGAGCGCCCGCTCGACCCCCTCCGGCTCGACACCGCCTCGAACAGCGTCGGCGAGCGCCTGGACCTCGGGCGTGATGAACGACGCATCCGTCGCTTCCGGCTCGCGTTTCATGTCTCATCCCTCAGCGTGCCCGACGCGGCGGGCGCCGCATTCTCCGCCCGGCTTCCCGAGGTCAACTGCTCGGCCAGCCGCTTCAGCCCCCGATAGGCGGCCGTCCGCACGGCGCCCGGCCGCTTGCCCAGCACCCGTGCCGTGGAAGGTCCGTCCAGCCCCACCACCACCCGCAGCAGCACCGCCTCCGCCTGGTCCGGCGGCAACTCGGCGAGCTGCCCCAGCGCCCACTGCGTCGACATCGACTCGAACACCGTTTCCACGGTGTCCGCCCGTCCGGGCAGTTCCAGGACATCCTGCTCGATGAGTGACATCCGGGGCCTGCGCTTCTGCTTACGGAGGTGGTCCAGCGCCCGGTTGCGCGCGATGGTCGCCGTCCAGCCACGAAATCCCGCGCCGTCGCCCCGAAAACGCCTCAGGTCCCTGGCGATCTCCAGCCAGGCGTCCGAGGCGACATCCTCCGCGTCGTCCCCGACCAGCCCGCGCAGATATCCGAGCAGCCCTGGATGCACGAGCCGGTACGCCCTCGCGAAAGCTTCCTCATCCCCCTGCTGGGCGAGCGATACGGCAATCCCGAGCTCCACGTCGGACACCTGCGTACGACGCTGGTTCCCACCCCTATCCACACATGCCTCTTCGATCGCCCAGCATTCTTCCCCCTCCTGACAGCGCCACGACGCACAGAAATGTCACATCAGGCGGAACATCAGGCGGAAGGAACGATAAGGAACGATCTCGACGCTCCGCGTCCGATTACTCACCTTGTGTGAGCGATGCCGCTCACCTTGCGCGCCCCGGTCAGGCGGACAATGGTTGTGATGGGATCTCCATGATGAGGTCGGGCGATAGAAATGAGCCAAAGCGGACTTCCCGCCGACGCATCTCATCCGCGTCGGCTTTCTTCAGAAGGCGAGGCCTTCTTTCCCGCCTCCTTCGCTCTTGCTCTTGTCGACGCCGACAGCACCATCTCGTGGGCAGGCGAGTGGGCGGAGCGGCTGCTGGGACACCCGCCTCAGGAAGTCGTCGGGCGATCGGTCGCGGCGCTGATCGGTGACACGGATTCGGTTCTGCGCCACCGCGACGGTCGGCGGCTGCCCTTCCGCCCTCACCTGATCCAGCTGCCCGAGCACGTGGCCCGGGGCGGACGGCTGCTGGCGGCCGTTCCCACGCGGGACGTCGCGGGAACGGACACCGCGGCGCTCATGGAGGCGGCGTTCGAGCAGTACCCGACCGCTTACGCGATCTATGACACGGAAGCGCGGCTGCTGCGGCTGAACACCGAGATGGCGCGCGTGCTCGCCCGCTCCGAGGAAGACCTGCGCGGCATGCACATCGGCGACATCGAGCACACCCCGGAGTACGCCGAGGCCGACATACGCGTTCGCCGGGTCGCCAAGACCGGAGAACCCGAGATCATGGAGCCCTTCACGAAGGTGCCCGGTGAGTCCGAGGCGCACCTGTGGTCGTCGGAGATCTTTCCCCTCAAAGACGACTCCGGGGAAGTGCGTGCCGTCGGCACCAACGCCCAGGACTTGACCGAGCTGCACCGCGGCCGTGAACGGCTGGCCCTGTTCACCGAGGCGCGCACGCGGATCGGGGTGAGCCTGGAGGTGGACGGCACAGCGCGCGAGCTGGCCGATGTGGCCGTTCCGCGCTTCGCGGACTACGCGTGCATCGACCTGCTGGGTGCCGTCCTGGGCGGCGATCTGCCCGGACCTGTCGAGGACGGGACGGCCACACTTCATCGAGCGGTCAGCGCGTCGGCGTATGTCCCCTCGACGGTGCCCGACGGCAGCGCACACAGCCACCTGGCTCTCTCCCCCGTGAACCTGTGCCTGACGAGCGGCCGGGCGCTGCGGTTCTCTCGTACGGACCCGGAGATACGGCGCTGGCTGGCCGGGGACCCCGCCGGCGCGGCCCTGCCCGAGAATCACGGAGCGCACTCCTTCATCGTGGTCCCCATCCGCGCACGGGGCGCCACGCTCGGGGTCGTGTCCTTCACGCGCCATTCCGCCTCTCCGGGCCCGTTCTCCCCCGACGACCTGCTCGTCGCCGAGGACCTGGTGGCCCAGACGGCCGTCTGTCTGGACAACTCCCGCCGTTACACCCATGAACGGAACATCGCTTCGTCCCTTCAGCGCCGTGAGCTGTCTCCGCAAGCGCGTGCACAGCCCGCCGTCGACGTCGCTGCCCGGTATCTGTCCGCGCGCGGCGGCTCCGGTCCGGGCGGCGGCTGGTTCGACGTCATTCCGCTGCCCGGCCTTCGGGTGGGCCTGGTCGTCGGCACCGTGGTCGGGCATGGCATCCGTGCCGCCGCGGCGGCGAGCCGGCTCCGTATGGCTGTACGGACCCTCGCGGAGATCGAACTGGCACCGGACGAAGTCCTCACCCGCCTCGACGACATCGTCAGCCACGCGCAGGAGGGAACGCGCATCGCGGGTGACGCGGTCAGCGACATCGGCGCCACCTGCCTCTACGCGGTCTACGACCCCGCGTCCCGGGTCTGCACACTGGCGCGGGCGGGTCACCCGGCGCCGGTTCTGATACGCCCCGGAGCACGCGGCGAAGTCGTCTCCCTGCCTTCCAACTCCCCCCTGGGCATGGGGGGTCTGCCGTTCGAGGGAGCGCAGGTGACGCTGCCGCCGGACAGCGTGCTGGCCCTCTTCGACCGAAATCTCGGCCGGAGCGGCAACACCGTCGACGGCGACACCATCGAGGAGGCACCCGCCGGGCTGATGCGGGCGTTCAACGACCGGACCGACTCGCTGGACGAGATCTGCGAGAACATCGTGGACCTGGTCCGGCCCGAGGAGCCGAGGGACGACATCGCACTCCTTGTCGCCCGCACCCACGCCCTCGACAGCGACCGCACCGCCTCCTGGGACCTGCCGTGCGATCCGTCGGTGGTCGCCGAGGCGCGCCAGAACGCGTGCGGGCTTCTGACCGCCTGGGGACTCGAAGACCTGGCTTTCGTGACCGAGTTGGTGGTGAGCGAGCTGGTCACCAACGCGATCCGCTACGGGGTGGGCCCGATCCGGCTGCGGCTGCTCAAGGACACGGCGCTGATCTGTGAGGTCTCGGACGGCGGTGACACCAGTCCGCATGTGCGGCGTGCCAAACCCACCGACGAGGGCGGCCGGGGTCTGCTGCTGGTGGCCCAGCTCAGCGAGCGCTGGGGCACTCGGATGACAGCCGTCGGGAAGACGGTCTGGGCCGAGCAGTCGATCCCGCCCGACCAGGCGCTCTGACCCGCAGGAGGGCGGCGCGGAGCCGACGAGGCGGAGAATCCGGCCGCGCGAAATCAGGGACGGTCGCGCGGGTGGGACCCTCGTGACCGTCCCTTCATGATCCTTCGGTCATATCGCGCGGGGCGATTCG
The nucleotide sequence above comes from Streptomyces sp. NBC_01716. Encoded proteins:
- a CDS encoding RNA polymerase sigma factor, which encodes MDRGGNQRRTQVSDVELGIAVSLAQQGDEEAFARAYRLVHPGLLGYLRGLVGDDAEDVASDAWLEIARDLRRFRGDGAGFRGWTATIARNRALDHLRKQKRRPRMSLIEQDVLELPGRADTVETVFESMSTQWALGQLAELPPDQAEAVLLRVVVGLDGPSTARVLGKRPGAVRTAAYRGLKRLAEQLTSGSRAENAAPAASGTLRDET
- a CDS encoding YcxB family protein, yielding MAEDRGAEGTDNSAETPVDVVDERTAVRLAYRPEPADTLAGLRVRGRIKRTGLLRWGFLALWVGHWLFSTVGRGSADVVSTVLFLLVVLMVWGYPRLQAAHVQRIVGWQGEYRTSVSPAGITCRTDHSTLVQQWSVFQGYRETAGHFVLLSRDPNIMCLDVLPKRGVRAAGDLDRLRAILDGHTARV
- a CDS encoding SpoIIE family protein phosphatase, which codes for MSQSGLPADASHPRRLSSEGEAFFPASFALALVDADSTISWAGEWAERLLGHPPQEVVGRSVAALIGDTDSVLRHRDGRRLPFRPHLIQLPEHVARGGRLLAAVPTRDVAGTDTAALMEAAFEQYPTAYAIYDTEARLLRLNTEMARVLARSEEDLRGMHIGDIEHTPEYAEADIRVRRVAKTGEPEIMEPFTKVPGESEAHLWSSEIFPLKDDSGEVRAVGTNAQDLTELHRGRERLALFTEARTRIGVSLEVDGTARELADVAVPRFADYACIDLLGAVLGGDLPGPVEDGTATLHRAVSASAYVPSTVPDGSAHSHLALSPVNLCLTSGRALRFSRTDPEIRRWLAGDPAGAALPENHGAHSFIVVPIRARGATLGVVSFTRHSASPGPFSPDDLLVAEDLVAQTAVCLDNSRRYTHERNIASSLQRRELSPQARAQPAVDVAARYLSARGGSGPGGGWFDVIPLPGLRVGLVVGTVVGHGIRAAAAASRLRMAVRTLAEIELAPDEVLTRLDDIVSHAQEGTRIAGDAVSDIGATCLYAVYDPASRVCTLARAGHPAPVLIRPGARGEVVSLPSNSPLGMGGLPFEGAQVTLPPDSVLALFDRNLGRSGNTVDGDTIEEAPAGLMRAFNDRTDSLDEICENIVDLVRPEEPRDDIALLVARTHALDSDRTASWDLPCDPSVVAEARQNACGLLTAWGLEDLAFVTELVVSELVTNAIRYGVGPIRLRLLKDTALICEVSDGGDTSPHVRRAKPTDEGGRGLLLVAQLSERWGTRMTAVGKTVWAEQSIPPDQAL